ATGTACGCCGGCAACGACCTCATCGAGCCCGGTGGCAACCCGGCCGAGGTCATCAACGCCATCAAGCAGGTGGCGCCGACCACCGACGTCACGGGCCTGCCCGTGTACAACAGGACCGTCACCACCACCCGCACCTCCTACACCTGGCAGTTCGGCGGCTTCACCCCGTCGGCCACCGGTGGCACGACCCTGAACACGACCGTCGACAGCAAGACGGACCTGACGAAGACCCCGCTGTCCGGCGAGACCGTCCGGGACGCGTACAACAACCAGGTGTTCACCCCGAACGCGAAGTTCACCTCGGTCGACGCCGCGTACAAGGCGGTCGCCGCACTGCTCGACCCGAGCGCCGCCGGCCTGACCGCCGCCCAGAAGGCCGGCATCAGTCTCACCGCCGTCCAGCACGCCACGGCCGGCGACGACACCAGCCCCGTGGTCGCCTACACCGTCGCGATCAAGGGCGACTACCCCGCGCAGGGCTACCCGCTGCGCCTCGGCGACCTCCAGCGCAGCGCGATCCGCGTCCTCACCACCGCCTCGCAGAGCTCGGCGTTCGAGGAGCTCGCCGGCCTGAACGGCGTGAAGGGCATCAAGGTCGGCCCCTACACCTCGCAGTTCAAGAACCTGGAACCCGCGGTCACCGCGACGCTGAGCAAGGTCTCCAGGGAGTCCGGCAGCGAGCACGGCTCCGACAACAAGGGGCACGATTCGGACAACCACAGCCACGGTTCGGACAACAAGGGCCACTCGGGACACTGATCCCCCGGGAGGCGGCACCCCGTCGGGTGCCGCCTCCCACCAGGCATCTCCGGAGCGCCCCGACCCGCTTCCCCTCGGGTCGGGGCGCTCCGGCGTCACAGCACCCGGCACCCGCAGATCGAGCCCCACAGAGACGGAAAAGACCCCTCCGCACTGCTTTCCGCAGTTCGGAGGGGTCCTGGTGTCTCGATACGTGGAGCCTAGGAGATTCGAACTCCTGACATCTGCCTTGCAAAGGCAGCGCTCTACCAACTGAGCTAAGGCCCCGGACAACGAATGCCGCCGTCCACGATCCGTACGTGGGGCGCCCGTCGCAGACCAGAGTACCGGGTCCCGGCGGGTTTCCCGCAAAGAGATGGGGACTCCCGGGGGACGACCACTCTCCGTAAGATGTCCGACTAGGTTCGCAGCAGCGAAGGGGAGGCGTGATGGACGCAGCGCAGCAAGAGGCAACCGCAAGAGCGAGAGAACTCCAGCGCAGTTGGTACGGGGAGCCGCTCGGCGCACTCTTCCGCCGCCTGATCGATGATCTTGGCCTGAACCAGGCCCGGCTCGCGGCCGTACTCGGGCTGTCCGCACCCATGCTCTCCCAGCTGATGAGCGGCCAGCGGGCCAAAATCGGCAACCCCGCGGTGGTCCAGCGCGTCCAGGCGCTCCAGGAACTCGCGGTCCAGGTCGCGGACGGCAGCGTCAGCGCGGGCGAGGCCACCGACCGGATGGACCAGGTCAAGAAGTCCCAAGGAGGATCGGTTCTGTCCACCACCGGCCAGACCACGACCACCGGCGGAGCACCCACCGTGCGCCGGGTCGTCCGCGAGATCCAGTCGCTGCTGCGGTCGGTCTCGGCGGCGGGCGACATCATCGACGCGGCGGACTCCCTCGCCCCGACCCACCCCGAACTGGCAGAGTTCCTCCGGGTGTACGGCGCGGGCCGCACCGCGGACGCCGTCGCGCACTACGAGGGACACCAGAACTGAGGGTTCGGACCGGGCCGGACCGGGCGGCGTCACGCCGGCCGGGCCGGACGATCCGCGGGCGGGCGGGCAGGTAGCGACACCAGGACCGGCCGCACGCCGCGCATCGGTGCCGGGGCTCACGCGACACCCTGGCAGCCGGTCGCAACCGGAGTTCAGGCATCCGGCACCATCCGGCACAGGACGGGGAGCGGACACAGCGCAATGGGTGAGGTATTCGCCGGCCGGTACGAACTGGTCGATCCGATCGGACGCGGCGGCGTGGGCGCCGTCTGGCGCGCGTGGGACCACCGGCGCCGCAGGTACGTCGCGGCCAAGGTGCTCCAGCAGAGCGACGCGCACACACTCCTGCGTTTCGTGCGCGAGCAGGCACTGCGCATCGAGCATCCCCATGTGCTCGCACCCGCCAGCTGGGCGGCCGACGACGACAAGGTCCTCTTCACCATGGACCTGGTCAGCGGCGGCTCCCTGGCCCATGTCATAGGCGATTACGGCGCGTTGCCGCCGCGCTTCGTCTGCCTTCTGCTCGACCAGTTGCTCTCGGGGCTGTCGACCGTGCACGCCGAAGGCGTGGTGCACCGCGACATCAAACCGGCCAACATCCTGATGGAGGCGACTGGTTCGGGACGTCCGCACCTTCGGCTGTCGGACTTCGGCATCTCGATGCGCAAGGGTGAACCCCGGCTGACCGAGACCAACTACGTGGTGGGCACACCGGGTTACTTCGCTCCGGAACAGATGATGGGCGCCGAGCCCGACTTCCCCGCCGATCTCTTCGCGGTGGGGCTCGTCGCGCTCTACCTCCTGCACGGCCGCAAGCCGGACTCCCGGGCGATCATCGAGCACTTCGTCGCCCACGGCACCCCCGGCGCCCCTCAGGGGGTGCCGGAGCCCCTCTGGCAGGTGCTCGCCGGACTGCTCCAACCCGACCCGCAGGCCCGTTTCCGCACCGCGACCGGTGCGCGCAAGGCGCTGGCCGCGGCCGTGGAGATGCTGCCCGAGTCCCCGGCGGCGGAGGAGCCGGTGGAGGTGTTCGATCAGATCGGGCCACTGCCGGAAGGCTTCGGCCCCGAGGGCCCGCTCAACAGCCCGTTCGGCGGCTCGCCCGGGGGGATTCCAGGCAACCAGCCCAGCGCCCCGCAGGCGGGGCACCAGGGGCCCGGTGGCGCCGCCCCGGCCCCCGGCGGCGGTCAACTCCCGCACCAGGCGGCTCCGGTGTCCCACCAGCCCGGCCCGCCGGCTCCGGCCCCCGCGCCGGCCACCTCGCCCATGCCGTCCATGTCGGAGACCGGCAGCTTCCATCTGGCCCCGCCGCCCGCCCCGGCGTCGTGGCCCACCGGCCCCGCGCCCTCCTCGGCCACCGCCGCGACGGCCCCGGGGCACCCCGGACCGGCCCCGACGCGCGGCTACACCGCACCCCAGGGCCACCCGGCCGGCGCGGCACCGGCGGCACCCGCCGCCCAGCCGCTCCCCACCGGCCCACGGGCCCGTTCGGCACGGCCGGGCCCCTCCCCGCGGGTGGCCGTCCCGGTCCTGCTGGTCGCGCTGGTCTGCTTCGCCGTCGGTATCTGGGCGCTCACCCAGGCCTGACCGCGGCCGGTCCACCACCGGGCGGCCGGTGCCGCACGGCACGGCACCGCACGGCACCGCACGGCAGCGGCGAGGCACCGGCGCGGAGGTCGCCGGACCGGCGGGCCGCTACCAGGCCTGCGGCGGCCCTCCGTACGGCGAGGGCCGCCCGGTCGTCCCGTCGGCGGCCACCGGCGCTCCCGCCCCCTGCCGGCGGCGGGCCAGCAGCGTCCAGACGCCGAGCCCCAGCACCAGCACCGTCCCCGCGCCGATCCCGGCCACACCGACCAGCCGCATGGTCGCGCTCTTCGCGGCCTGCGGCCCGCTCTGGCCGCTGCGTGCCATGTCCCGGTCGCCGTCGCTGACACCGAAGATCCCGGCGTCACCCGCGTACGGAGACGCCTGCGCCTCGTTCTTCACCTGGACCGTGAGGGTCAGCTTGATCGGACCGGCGCCGTACTCCTTCGCCACCTTGGGGCTCAGGCCCACCGACACGTAGTACCAGCCGGCGAAACGCATGCCGGAGACGCCGGTCGCCGAGGCGTAGCGATTGCTCCAGCCGACCGGGGGAAGCGGGTCGAGGGAGACGGAAGCGGGCCTTCCGGAGTACGAGAGGACTTCCCCTTCCACGTGTCCGCGCGCGGGGTTCGCCAGCGCGAGCGAGAGCGCGTTGCCGAGGAAGGTGGTCGAGGCGTTGTCGTTGCTCAGCTCGGCGGTGACGTAGAGCTGCTGCCCCCAGTCCACCGGAACCCGGTAGAAGCGGGTCTGGCCGGGCGAGACGGTGTCCTTCCACTCGCCCGGCTCCAGACCGGTCGCGTCGTTGAAACCGGTGCCGCCGGCCCGGTCGGCGCGGGGGGCCGAAGTGGGCAGCGGTGCGGGCGGTGCCGAGGCGAACTCCGAAGGCGCAGTGGTCGGTTGGGAGCCGGCCGCCTTCAGCGCGGGCTCGACGTCGTGGCGGATCTCCAGGTCCCACTCCTCGGGGGAGGAGGTCTGCTTGCTCTTCCGCTCGATCAGGACGTCGTACGCCCCCGCCTCCTGGCAGTACGAACTCCCCTCCTTGACGGTGCGGACCGCGTACGCGGAGATCGGGCGCGCGAACTCCGCCGAACCGACGAGGGCGTCCCCCGAACCGCACTGCGAGTCGTTGCGATCACGGATGGACACGGTGATCCCGTCGCCGTAGGCGACCTCGGCCTCCGGAGACCTGGGCACCACGACCGCCGAGACGTACGCGTCCGAGGCGGCGTCCAGGTTCACCCGGTAATAGAGCTTCTCCCCGGGCTTGATCGAACTGCGGTAGACCGAACCGGCGTCCAGCACCGAGGCGTCGGCGTTGGCCACCTTCCCGGTCACCCGCTCCGCGCCCGGATCGAAGGCGTACGGAGCCGGGTCGGCCGCGTACGCGGGCCCGGTCAGGGCCAGTACCGCACACATCGCGGCGACGGCCCCCGACGCCGCCCGGACGCCCCTGCCGATCTGCCTCTTCACGCGCTCCCCCTCGTCGTCCCGGCGACCGCCCGGCGCCCCGGCCGTCCCCCGCACGCATCCCGCGGCGACGCCACCGGAGCGCTCGCCACTGCGGCGGCCTCGATGCGCGTCCATCCTGCCCCGGGGGCCCCTCCGCTGTCTGCGACCACGGCGGATCAGTGCCGTTTCCGGACGGCGGGCCGATGGGCCGACGGGCCGGGAGACCTGCGAGGAAGCGCCGGGAACGGGCCCCGGACAGCACGAAGCCCCGGCCGCTCGGCGGCCGGGGCTTCTCACGGACTGCGTCGTCTCACACGCCCGGACCTGCGGGCACGGAGTCGGTCGCCTCCGTCCACAGATCCTGCTCGGCGCGATCCGCCTGGATCTGGCGGTACACGAGGAGCCCGCCGATGGCGGCCAGTGCGACCAGGAGAAGCTTCTTCACCGCGCGACCTCGTCTTTCCTAGGTTTTAAGGGACTTCTGCCGCCCGACTATACACACCGGCCGATACCGATCGGTGACCTGCCCGAGCCCTCGCCGAGGGCCCCGCCCCGGGCGATTTCCGAGGCCGGCGGAACCCTCGGGCCGCCCTCGGAGAAACCCTCCGGCGGCCCCACTGACAGGTCCTGGGGCGCTTCACCAGCCCGGTTGCACCATACGAGTGGTGTTCATCAGAAGATCGGCGCACCGGTGGCGTCGCTCCCAGAAATGCGCTTCGACATCCACATCATCAGAAAGGTAAGCAAACCGGACCACCTGAAAGTGAGGGGCCATGAGCGCCTTCAAGGTCAAGAACCTCTGGACAGCCTTCATCACCGCCTTCTTCGCCCTCCTCGCCTCGCTCGGCCTCGCCGCGTCGAACGCCTCGGCGTCGAACGCCTCGGCCACGGAGCAGCAGCCGACGCACACGACGACCCAGGAGCACACGGGTGCGACCGCGGCAACCGCGACCACCCCGTCGGTCCGATGGACCCTTCCGCGCGACAGGGCGCTCCCACCGACGATGAAGCAGCGCATCCGCGCCGAGGCGCACGGCTCCTCACCCGCCACCAGGCATCTGCCCGCCGACACCGCGAGCACCCCCGGCACCGAAGCCGCCCGCACCAACTACGAGGCCACGGAAGGCGAGTCCCCGCTCCCCCCTCCCTGATGGCCCGCACCACCAAGGACTTCAGGCCCCCGGCCCGGTACCCACCGGCCGGGGGCCTTCCCGTGTGCCGGTACCCCCCGCACACGACGCGACCCGAGCTGAGTAGCCGTGCTCATGCGCGCCGTCGGGCGCCCGAGCACGCTGGAACGCGTACAGCGGGCAGGTGCGGCAGGCGAAGGGGTGGTTGCCGTGGAACAGGGTCGTCCGTCGACCGGCCGACAGGCCGGCATCAGTGTGGTCCTCCTCGTCGTCGACCTGACCGTCATCGGCTGGTTGGTGTTCCGCTACGGAATGACCGGGTGGGCCGACTCCTACGACGACAGCAACCCGCCCGAAGCCCCCCACGAGGCCGTGCGCGCGACCTGGCTCCTGTTCGGCGCCGCGATCGTCACGGGTGGCGGCTTCCATCTCCTGCGCCGGCGTACGTGCGGCACCGTGCAGCTGCTCGTCCTGGGCTCCGGAGCGGCCCTGCTCGCCAGCCTGGCCGCCGGCGGCGGGTGACTCGCCGGGCGCCCAGCAGGCCCGAGGCGGAAGCGCGGGAGAGGGCGGCGACGCCCGCCCGTCCACGAACGCCGAAGGCCCCCCACCGTTTCCGGTGGGGGGCCTTCGTACTGGTGGGGCTAACAGGATTTGAACCTGTGGCCTCATCCTTATCAGGGATGCGCTCTAACCAACTGAGCTATAGCCCCGCCGCGCTGCTGCGCTGACTTCTGAAGATTAGCGCACGTC
The DNA window shown above is from Streptomyces sp. NBC_00247 and carries:
- a CDS encoding serine/threonine-protein kinase, coding for MGEVFAGRYELVDPIGRGGVGAVWRAWDHRRRRYVAAKVLQQSDAHTLLRFVREQALRIEHPHVLAPASWAADDDKVLFTMDLVSGGSLAHVIGDYGALPPRFVCLLLDQLLSGLSTVHAEGVVHRDIKPANILMEATGSGRPHLRLSDFGISMRKGEPRLTETNYVVGTPGYFAPEQMMGAEPDFPADLFAVGLVALYLLHGRKPDSRAIIEHFVAHGTPGAPQGVPEPLWQVLAGLLQPDPQARFRTATGARKALAAAVEMLPESPAAEEPVEVFDQIGPLPEGFGPEGPLNSPFGGSPGGIPGNQPSAPQAGHQGPGGAAPAPGGGQLPHQAAPVSHQPGPPAPAPAPATSPMPSMSETGSFHLAPPPAPASWPTGPAPSSATAATAPGHPGPAPTRGYTAPQGHPAGAAPAAPAAQPLPTGPRARSARPGPSPRVAVPVLLVALVCFAVGIWALTQA
- a CDS encoding DUF6234 family protein; the protein is MEQGRPSTGRQAGISVVLLVVDLTVIGWLVFRYGMTGWADSYDDSNPPEAPHEAVRATWLLFGAAIVTGGGFHLLRRRTCGTVQLLVLGSGAALLASLAAGGG
- a CDS encoding DNA-binding protein, producing the protein MDAAQQEATARARELQRSWYGEPLGALFRRLIDDLGLNQARLAAVLGLSAPMLSQLMSGQRAKIGNPAVVQRVQALQELAVQVADGSVSAGEATDRMDQVKKSQGGSVLSTTGQTTTTGGAPTVRRVVREIQSLLRSVSAAGDIIDAADSLAPTHPELAEFLRVYGAGRTADAVAHYEGHQN
- a CDS encoding DUF6344 domain-containing protein, coding for MSAFKVKNLWTAFITAFFALLASLGLAASNASASNASATEQQPTHTTTQEHTGATAATATTPSVRWTLPRDRALPPTMKQRIRAEAHGSSPATRHLPADTASTPGTEAARTNYEATEGESPLPPP
- a CDS encoding DLW-39 family protein, with protein sequence MKKLLLVALAAIGGLLVYRQIQADRAEQDLWTEATDSVPAGPGV